One genomic segment of Agromyces intestinalis includes these proteins:
- the trxA gene encoding thioredoxin, translating to MTARAVTEATFDQEVLQNEKTVMVDFWAEWCGPCRAVSPILDQIATEHADKLDIVKLNVDENPQLAMKYQITAIPAMKVFKGGEVVQTVIGAKPKPALEADLAAYLQ from the coding sequence ATGACCGCACGTGCTGTGACCGAAGCCACCTTCGACCAGGAGGTGCTGCAGAACGAGAAGACCGTCATGGTCGACTTCTGGGCCGAATGGTGCGGCCCGTGTCGCGCCGTGAGCCCGATCCTCGACCAGATCGCGACCGAGCACGCCGACAAGCTCGACATCGTCAAGCTCAATGTCGACGAGAACCCGCAGCTCGCGATGAAGTACCAGATCACCGCTATCCCCGCGATGAAGGTGTTCAAGGGCGGCGAGGTCGTGCAGACCGTCATCGGCGCCAAGCCGAAGCCCGCCCTCGAGGCCGACCTCGCCGCCTACCTCCAGTAG
- the murJ gene encoding murein biosynthesis integral membrane protein MurJ, with protein sequence MAEDRIGRASAFLASGTIVSRILGFVKTALLAAVIGASGAGANAFAAANQLPNTIYVVVAGGVLSAVLVPLIVRSAAHPDGGTAYLNKIVTLGLSLLAAAALLATLLTPLLTLLIGGRMSQGVFALAVAFGYWCLPQIFFYGMYSLLGEVLNAKRVFGPFTWVPVLNNVVALAGLGVFVLMFGTDPTGTLWSAGDWSPAMIAVLAGSATLGVAAQALILFWFWRRAGLRYRPDFQWRGVGLRSTAGIAGWTFGMLLLTTVAGFVETSVVGYSADSPDEASIYVQQTAWLIFMLPHSVFTVSIATAYFTRMSEHAAGGAIDRVRADLSSAVRGVSVIIFVATAVLIVCAYPFARVFTAVEPLIFSMGDVIIAYVAGLIGFSILFIVQRTFYSMHDTRTPFFFTLAQVVLFIAGSLACIALPSAWVVFGIAVVTTVAGTVQLVIAAVLLRRRLGTLDGRRIAVAFGRSLVALVVPVIAGVLLLVALGGTRPDGYALSGIFAAIVSMVIIGAVMSALYFAGLWVLRSPELRGFAEPLLARLGRR encoded by the coding sequence ATGGCTGAGGACCGCATCGGGCGAGCGAGCGCCTTCCTCGCGAGCGGCACGATCGTCTCGCGCATCCTCGGGTTCGTGAAGACCGCGCTGCTCGCCGCGGTGATCGGCGCGAGCGGCGCTGGTGCCAATGCCTTCGCCGCGGCCAACCAGCTGCCGAACACGATCTACGTCGTCGTCGCCGGCGGCGTGCTGAGCGCGGTGCTGGTTCCGCTCATCGTGCGCTCGGCCGCGCACCCCGACGGCGGCACCGCATACCTCAACAAGATCGTGACGCTGGGGCTCTCACTGCTGGCCGCAGCCGCCCTGCTCGCGACCCTGCTGACGCCGCTCCTGACGCTGCTCATCGGCGGCCGCATGAGCCAGGGCGTGTTCGCCCTCGCGGTCGCGTTCGGCTATTGGTGCCTGCCGCAGATCTTCTTCTACGGCATGTACTCGCTGCTCGGCGAGGTGCTGAACGCCAAGCGCGTGTTCGGGCCGTTCACCTGGGTGCCGGTGCTGAACAACGTGGTGGCCCTCGCCGGCCTCGGCGTGTTCGTGCTGATGTTCGGCACCGACCCGACCGGAACGCTGTGGTCGGCCGGCGACTGGTCGCCCGCGATGATCGCGGTGCTCGCGGGCAGCGCGACCCTCGGCGTGGCCGCCCAGGCGCTCATCCTGTTCTGGTTCTGGCGCCGCGCGGGGCTTCGTTACCGACCCGACTTCCAGTGGCGCGGCGTCGGACTGCGCTCGACCGCCGGCATCGCCGGGTGGACGTTCGGCATGCTGCTGCTCACCACCGTCGCCGGCTTCGTCGAGACCTCGGTGGTCGGGTACTCGGCCGATTCGCCCGATGAGGCGTCCATCTACGTGCAGCAGACCGCCTGGCTGATCTTCATGCTGCCGCATTCGGTGTTCACGGTCTCGATCGCGACCGCGTACTTCACGCGTATGAGCGAGCACGCGGCAGGAGGCGCGATCGATCGGGTGCGCGCCGACCTGTCGAGCGCGGTGCGCGGCGTGAGCGTCATCATCTTCGTGGCCACGGCGGTGCTGATCGTCTGCGCCTATCCGTTCGCACGGGTGTTCACGGCGGTCGAACCCCTCATCTTCTCGATGGGCGACGTGATCATCGCGTACGTGGCCGGCCTCATCGGGTTCAGCATCCTGTTCATCGTGCAGCGCACGTTCTACTCGATGCACGACACGCGCACGCCGTTCTTCTTCACCCTCGCGCAGGTCGTGCTGTTCATCGCCGGCTCGCTCGCGTGCATCGCACTGCCGTCGGCGTGGGTGGTGTTCGGCATCGCGGTCGTCACGACCGTCGCCGGCACGGTGCAGCTCGTGATCGCTGCGGTGCTGCTGCGGCGACGGCTCGGCACGCTCGACGGGCGCCGGATCGCGGTCGCGTTCGGTCGCTCGCTCGTCGCGCTCGTCGTGCCGGTCATCGCGGGGGTGCTGCTGCTCGTCGCGCTCGGCGGAACCAGACCAGACGGTTACGCGCTCTCCGGCATCTTCGCCGCGATCGTCTCGATGGTGATCATCGGCGCGGTCATGTCGGCCCTGTACTTCGCCGGGCTGTGGGTGCTGCGCTCGCCCGAGCTGCGCGGGTTCGCCGAGCCGCTGCTGGCCCGCCTCGGGCGCAGGTGA
- a CDS encoding protein jag, giving the protein MTAVHEETVERSRDQLEEEGDIAADYIEELLDICDLDGDIDIDARNGRAYVSVNAGDGANIAVLSKPETVSALQELTRLAVQTKTGAFSRLILDIGGSRDARRVELGALVSRAVERIEAGATEAALPPMSSYERKLVHDLVAERGFHSESRGEGAERHTVITRVG; this is encoded by the coding sequence ATGACTGCCGTGCATGAAGAGACCGTCGAGCGTTCACGAGACCAACTCGAGGAGGAAGGCGACATCGCCGCCGACTACATCGAGGAACTGCTCGACATCTGCGACCTCGATGGCGACATCGACATCGATGCCCGCAACGGTCGCGCGTACGTCTCCGTCAACGCCGGCGACGGCGCCAACATCGCGGTGCTGTCGAAGCCTGAGACGGTGTCGGCGCTGCAGGAGCTCACCCGCCTCGCGGTGCAGACCAAGACCGGCGCCTTCTCGCGCCTGATCCTCGACATCGGCGGCTCGCGTGACGCGCGACGGGTCGAGCTGGGCGCGCTCGTGTCTCGCGCGGTGGAGCGCATCGAGGCCGGCGCGACCGAGGCTGCGCTTCCGCCGATGTCGTCGTACGAGCGCAAGCTCGTGCACGACCTCGTCGCCGAGCGGGGCTTCCACTCGGAGTCACGCGGTGAGGGTGCCGAGCGCCACACCGTCATCACCCGGGTGGGCTGA
- a CDS encoding PLP-dependent aminotransferase family protein, whose amino-acid sequence MTTDGVPQRTGNNLDPWYANYAERAAGFAASEVRALFAVASRPEVVSLAGGMPFVSALPHELIRSAMDRVMVEQGPVALQYGGGAGIPELREHILEVMSLEGIRGASVDDVVTSTGSQQALDFVAKLFLDPGDVVLAEAPSYVGAMGVFRSYQASVVHVAMDDDGLIPEALRHTIAHLRGQGRRIKFLYTIPNFHNPAGVTLSAARRPEILEICRANEILVLEDNPYGLLHFDEPAPNALRSLDPEGVIYLGSFSKTLAPGFRVGWALAPHAIREKLILAAESAVLSPSSFSQLVVSEYLSTADWRGQIDTFRGVYRERKDAMIEALSEYLPQLSWTNPNGGFYVWVTMPDVLDSKAMLPRAVRELVAYTPGTAFFADGRGRHAMRLSFCYPTPDAIRLGVRRLATVVNGELDLLDTFAGTGTLQAPLTPGIEQAPPSDLK is encoded by the coding sequence GTGACCACCGACGGCGTCCCCCAGCGGACCGGCAACAACCTCGACCCCTGGTACGCGAACTACGCCGAGCGAGCCGCCGGCTTCGCCGCATCCGAGGTTCGAGCCCTGTTCGCCGTCGCGTCGCGCCCCGAGGTGGTCTCGCTCGCCGGCGGCATGCCGTTCGTCTCCGCGCTGCCGCACGAGCTCATCCGTTCGGCGATGGATCGCGTCATGGTCGAGCAGGGCCCGGTCGCGCTGCAGTACGGCGGGGGAGCGGGCATCCCCGAGTTGCGCGAGCACATCCTCGAGGTCATGTCGCTCGAGGGCATCCGGGGCGCATCGGTCGACGACGTCGTCACCTCGACGGGTTCGCAGCAGGCGCTCGATTTCGTGGCGAAGCTGTTCCTCGACCCGGGGGACGTGGTGCTCGCCGAGGCCCCGTCGTACGTAGGGGCGATGGGGGTGTTCCGGTCGTACCAGGCGTCGGTCGTGCACGTCGCGATGGACGACGACGGGCTCATCCCCGAGGCGCTGCGACACACCATCGCGCACCTGCGCGGGCAGGGCCGGCGCATCAAGTTCCTGTACACGATCCCGAACTTCCACAATCCGGCGGGTGTCACGCTCTCGGCCGCCCGCCGCCCCGAGATCCTCGAGATCTGCCGTGCGAACGAGATCCTCGTGCTGGAGGACAACCCGTACGGGCTGCTGCACTTCGACGAGCCCGCACCGAACGCGCTGCGCTCGCTCGACCCCGAGGGCGTCATCTACCTCGGTTCGTTTTCGAAGACCCTCGCCCCCGGATTCCGCGTGGGCTGGGCGCTCGCACCGCACGCCATCCGCGAGAAGCTCATTCTCGCCGCCGAGTCCGCGGTGCTCTCGCCGTCGTCGTTCAGCCAGCTCGTGGTGTCGGAGTACCTCTCGACCGCCGACTGGCGCGGCCAGATCGACACGTTCCGCGGGGTGTATCGCGAACGCAAGGACGCGATGATCGAGGCCCTGTCGGAGTACCTGCCGCAGTTGTCGTGGACGAACCCCAACGGCGGGTTCTACGTCTGGGTCACGATGCCCGACGTGCTCGACTCGAAGGCGATGCTTCCGCGCGCGGTGCGCGAGCTCGTCGCCTACACGCCGGGTACCGCGTTCTTCGCCGACGGGCGCGGGCGCCACGCGATGCGACTCTCGTTCTGCTATCCGACGCCCGACGCGATCCGCCTCGGCGTGCGGCGCCTGGCGACCGTGGTGAACGGTGAGCTCGACCTGCTCGACACGTTCGCCGGCACGGGCACGCTGCAGGCGCCGCTGACGCCCGGCATCGAGCAGGCTCCGCCATCGGACCTGAAGTAG
- a CDS encoding ParA family protein: MYGGTPLADQLAEETRRRIALEEAVLPLPVQTRVFTISNQKGGVGKTTSAVNLAAALARTGARVLVIDLDPQGNASTALGVDHRSEQQSVYEVLVSDLPLSAVVRQSTEHEQLDCVPATIHLAGAEIELVSMVAREQRLRRALDAHLAAMSDPYHYVFIDCPPSLGLLTINAFVAAREVLIPIQCEYYALEGLSQLLSNIELIEKHLNPTLRLSTILLTMYDSRTNLAQQVAQEVRDHFPGQTLQTIIPRSVRVSEAPSYGQSVITYDYGSSGSLSYREAAAEIARRGAPEIEESN; the protein is encoded by the coding sequence ATCTACGGAGGAACTCCCCTGGCTGATCAGCTCGCCGAAGAAACTCGTCGGCGCATCGCACTCGAAGAGGCCGTCCTGCCTCTTCCCGTGCAGACGCGCGTGTTCACCATCTCGAACCAGAAGGGCGGCGTCGGCAAGACGACGTCCGCGGTGAACCTGGCGGCGGCCCTCGCACGAACGGGTGCGCGCGTGCTCGTCATCGACCTCGATCCGCAGGGCAACGCGTCGACCGCGCTCGGTGTCGACCACCGATCCGAGCAGCAGAGCGTCTACGAGGTATTGGTCTCCGATCTCCCGCTGTCCGCGGTCGTGCGTCAGTCGACCGAGCACGAGCAACTCGACTGCGTGCCTGCGACGATCCATCTCGCCGGTGCCGAGATCGAACTCGTCTCGATGGTCGCGCGCGAGCAGCGCCTGCGACGCGCCCTCGATGCGCACCTCGCCGCGATGTCCGATCCCTATCACTACGTGTTCATCGATTGCCCGCCTTCGCTCGGACTGCTCACGATCAACGCGTTCGTGGCCGCGCGTGAGGTCTTGATCCCGATTCAGTGCGAGTACTACGCGCTCGAGGGCCTCTCGCAACTGCTCAGCAACATCGAGCTCATCGAAAAGCACCTGAACCCGACACTGCGGCTCTCGACGATTCTGCTCACGATGTACGACTCGCGTACCAATCTGGCGCAGCAGGTCGCGCAGGAGGTGCGCGACCACTTCCCCGGTCAGACACTGCAGACGATCATTCCGCGTTCCGTCCGGGTCTCGGAGGCGCCGAGCTACGGTCAGAGCGTCATCACCTACGACTACGGCTCCAGCGGCTCGCTGTCGTATCGCGAAGCGGCGGCTGAGATCGCCCGCCGCGGCGCACCCGAGATCGAGGAGTCGAACTGA
- a CDS encoding DUF6049 family protein, which produces MEAGSNASRRLRRLPDTARRGLVLLAAGLMVAGVAVAPRVAAGLAGSSVDEVAVAGSKSDASAGAPAAAAPSEVDETLVVRIAPSAPGDVDPAAPLTVDVEVSNRTGEALAASIVRVTAPATPISDTAALDAWTAEPAGAVVGEAPLRPIGVGGTASATVSIPADALGAQAGAPIVAVGAELVVDGETAASGSAAFPSTTPTPARAVSVAVVGAITLPAQVTGVADAEQLATWTGPVGLLTRQLDSLAGRPVAIGIDPRIIVSIRLLGTDAPPAAVAWLERLAAVPNEVFPLSYADSDLALQSQLGVGVLPVGAFDDLLDPARFETGAADATGGMPAADAAAEASARPAAAGTAPAEAVGEASETPAPTTPADPSEPDEPGTVPSTEDLFAWPYTRTDIAWPAEGTVAAGDLATFRNAGLTTTILAAANVDPGSDGNAASSLDGETALVSDARITGALRAAATAPSEVAQREASARLLAELALRAAAPGDRAVLLATLPRTAGENATRVAAALDRLVESPVAATASLADIVGAPPTARTLTDGTEPEPRPSYAQRMLDAEAGQVAFATVLDDPTPLTAPVRRELLALLDIAWIDQPDEWASAVGGWLVERSATVDAISIVPSSPVNVLSTETGVPTTIENRLPYAANVIVHVAPSNGRLIVDEEVPVTLAPESRSNVRVPVEAGVGNGQVVLTVTLHSPTGVAVGSAVDIPANVQADWEGVGATVLAILVVAFFAFGLWRTIRRRRRARAEEAAEAGAIDADASNDTHDEKDASNGMHADDPAVQPADATESRDG; this is translated from the coding sequence ATGGAGGCCGGGTCGAACGCATCGCGTCGACTCCGCCGACTCCCCGACACGGCCCGCCGCGGCCTCGTACTGCTCGCGGCCGGCCTCATGGTGGCCGGCGTCGCGGTGGCCCCTCGCGTCGCGGCCGGTCTGGCGGGGTCGAGCGTCGACGAGGTCGCGGTCGCGGGTTCGAAGTCGGATGCCTCGGCCGGCGCGCCGGCGGCAGCCGCGCCGTCCGAGGTCGACGAGACGCTCGTCGTGCGCATCGCACCGAGCGCACCGGGTGATGTCGACCCCGCAGCGCCGCTCACGGTCGACGTCGAGGTGTCGAACCGCACCGGCGAGGCCCTCGCCGCATCGATCGTGCGAGTGACCGCGCCCGCCACCCCGATCTCGGACACGGCCGCACTCGACGCGTGGACCGCCGAACCCGCCGGCGCGGTGGTGGGCGAGGCGCCGTTGCGCCCGATCGGCGTCGGCGGCACCGCGAGCGCGACGGTGTCGATCCCGGCCGACGCGCTCGGCGCGCAGGCGGGCGCCCCGATCGTGGCGGTCGGCGCCGAACTGGTCGTCGATGGCGAGACGGCCGCGAGCGGATCCGCGGCGTTCCCCTCGACGACGCCGACACCGGCTCGGGCGGTGTCGGTCGCGGTGGTCGGCGCGATCACGCTGCCCGCGCAGGTCACCGGAGTGGCCGACGCCGAACAGCTCGCCACCTGGACCGGCCCCGTGGGCCTGCTCACCCGGCAGCTCGACTCGCTCGCAGGCCGCCCGGTCGCGATCGGCATCGACCCGCGGATCATCGTCTCCATCCGCCTGCTCGGCACCGATGCACCGCCGGCGGCGGTCGCCTGGCTCGAGCGCCTGGCCGCGGTGCCGAACGAGGTGTTCCCGCTCTCCTACGCCGACTCCGATCTCGCGCTGCAGTCCCAGCTCGGCGTCGGCGTGCTGCCGGTCGGCGCGTTCGACGACTTGCTCGACCCTGCTCGATTCGAGACGGGCGCGGCGGATGCCACGGGCGGCATGCCGGCCGCGGACGCCGCTGCCGAGGCATCCGCCCGTCCGGCTGCCGCCGGCACCGCTCCCGCCGAGGCCGTCGGCGAGGCATCCGAGACCCCTGCACCGACCACGCCCGCCGATCCGTCCGAACCCGATGAACCCGGCACCGTGCCCTCCACCGAGGATCTGTTCGCCTGGCCGTACACGCGCACCGATATCGCGTGGCCGGCCGAGGGCACCGTCGCGGCCGGCGACCTCGCGACCTTCCGCAACGCAGGGCTGACCACCACCATCCTCGCCGCGGCCAACGTCGATCCGGGTTCCGACGGCAACGCCGCCTCCTCGCTCGACGGCGAGACCGCCCTCGTGTCCGACGCGCGCATCACCGGCGCGCTGCGCGCGGCCGCGACCGCGCCGTCCGAGGTGGCGCAGCGCGAGGCATCCGCCCGGCTCCTGGCAGAACTCGCGCTGCGCGCCGCCGCACCCGGTGACCGGGCTGTCCTGCTCGCGACGCTCCCTCGCACCGCGGGTGAGAACGCCACGCGCGTCGCCGCGGCGCTCGACCGGCTCGTCGAGTCGCCGGTCGCGGCGACCGCGTCGCTCGCCGACATCGTCGGCGCGCCGCCCACCGCACGCACGCTGACCGATGGAACCGAGCCCGAGCCCCGGCCTTCGTATGCGCAGCGCATGCTCGACGCCGAAGCCGGGCAGGTCGCGTTCGCGACGGTGCTCGACGATCCCACGCCGCTCACGGCGCCGGTGCGTCGCGAACTGCTCGCGCTGCTCGACATCGCCTGGATCGATCAGCCCGACGAGTGGGCCAGCGCCGTCGGCGGCTGGCTCGTCGAGCGGTCCGCGACGGTCGACGCGATCTCCATCGTGCCGTCGAGCCCGGTGAACGTGCTCTCCACCGAGACGGGCGTGCCGACGACGATCGAGAACCGGCTGCCGTACGCCGCGAACGTCATCGTGCACGTCGCCCCGTCGAACGGCCGGCTCATCGTCGACGAGGAGGTTCCGGTCACCCTCGCCCCCGAGTCCCGCAGCAATGTGCGCGTTCCGGTCGAGGCGGGCGTCGGCAACGGGCAAGTGGTGCTCACCGTGACGCTCCACTCGCCGACCGGCGTCGCCGTCGGCTCGGCGGTCGACATCCCCGCGAACGTGCAGGCCGACTGGGAGGGCGTCGGCGCCACGGTGCTTGCGATCCTGGTGGTCGCGTTCTTCGCGTTCGGCCTTTGGCGCACCATCCGGCGGCGCCGCCGAGCGCGCGCCGAAGAGGCGGCGGAAGCGGGCGCAATCGACGCGGATGCCTCGAACGACACCCATGACGAGAAGGATGCCTCGAACGGAATGCATGCCGACGACCCGGCGGTGCAGCCGGCCGACGCCACCGAGTCGCGCGATGGCTGA
- the rsmG gene encoding 16S rRNA (guanine(527)-N(7))-methyltransferase RsmG has translation MTDRLLLEPEPPGAAVLFGDRLDQGRAFTEALADHGEELGLIGPLELPRLWTRHILNSAVVAPLLHPGLVGDVGSGAGLPGLVLAIIRPDVSFVLIEPMERRVAWLSDQVAALGLSNVEVRRARAEEAKLNGQLDQVTARAVSALKTLIPITAPLLKPGGELVLLKGAAVDGEIGNAEKAMRKFRVHDPEVLVLGEGVVGEVTRVFRATVG, from the coding sequence ATGACTGATCGACTCCTTCTCGAACCCGAACCCCCGGGTGCCGCGGTGCTCTTCGGTGATCGGCTCGACCAGGGGCGCGCGTTCACCGAAGCACTCGCTGACCACGGTGAGGAACTCGGCCTGATCGGTCCGCTCGAGCTGCCGCGGCTCTGGACCCGACACATCCTGAACTCGGCGGTCGTCGCTCCGCTGCTTCATCCCGGGCTCGTCGGCGACGTCGGGTCGGGCGCCGGTCTGCCGGGGCTGGTGCTCGCCATCATCCGGCCGGATGTCTCGTTCGTGCTGATCGAGCCCATGGAGCGCAGGGTGGCGTGGTTGAGCGACCAGGTCGCCGCACTGGGGCTCTCGAACGTCGAGGTTCGTCGCGCTCGTGCGGAAGAGGCCAAGCTGAACGGACAACTCGACCAGGTCACCGCTCGCGCGGTCAGCGCCCTCAAGACGTTGATTCCCATCACGGCTCCCCTGCTGAAGCCTGGAGGCGAACTGGTGCTCCTGAAGGGCGCCGCGGTCGACGGCGAGATCGGCAACGCCGAGAAGGCCATGCGCAAGTTCCGCGTGCACGACCCCGAGGTACTCGTGCTCGGCGAGGGCGTCGTCGGCGAGGTCACGCGGGTGTTCCGGGCGACGGTGGGCTGA
- the trxB gene encoding thioredoxin-disulfide reductase — protein sequence MRDIIIIGSGPAGFTAAIYAARAELKPLLIASSVEIGGELMNTTEVENFPGFPEGIMGPDLMTKMQEQAERFGTEVVYDDVVELDVDGPVKRIKLGNGETHEARSLVYATGSAYRKLGLPEEEILSGHGLSWCATCDGFFFRQKTIAVVGGGDSAMEEATFLTRFADKVYVIHRRDSLRASKIMQQRARDNEKIEFVFNAEVTQIHGDTAVSGVTLRDTVTGELRALDLDGLFVAIGNDPRTHLVHGKLELTPEGTIWVDGRSSRTSVAGVFAAGDVIDPHYRQAVTAAGSGTVAALDAEHYLAALDDSATPEEAEVEAEAIERLAAVNG from the coding sequence TTGCGCGACATCATCATCATCGGATCCGGGCCCGCGGGCTTCACCGCCGCCATCTACGCCGCCCGCGCCGAGCTGAAGCCGCTGCTCATCGCGAGCTCGGTCGAGATCGGCGGCGAGCTCATGAACACGACCGAGGTCGAGAACTTCCCCGGGTTCCCCGAGGGCATCATGGGGCCCGACCTGATGACCAAGATGCAAGAGCAGGCCGAGCGCTTCGGCACCGAGGTCGTCTACGACGACGTCGTCGAGCTCGACGTCGACGGCCCGGTCAAGCGCATCAAGCTCGGCAACGGCGAGACCCACGAGGCGCGCTCGCTCGTCTACGCGACCGGCTCGGCGTACCGCAAGCTCGGCCTCCCCGAGGAGGAGATCCTCTCGGGCCACGGCCTGTCGTGGTGCGCGACGTGCGACGGGTTCTTCTTCCGCCAGAAGACGATCGCGGTCGTCGGCGGCGGCGACTCGGCGATGGAGGAGGCGACGTTCCTCACCCGGTTCGCCGACAAGGTGTACGTCATCCACCGCCGCGACTCGCTGCGCGCCTCGAAGATCATGCAGCAGCGCGCCCGCGACAACGAGAAGATCGAGTTCGTGTTCAACGCCGAGGTCACGCAGATCCACGGTGACACCGCGGTGAGCGGCGTCACCCTGCGCGACACCGTCACCGGCGAGCTTCGCGCACTCGACCTCGACGGGCTGTTCGTCGCGATCGGCAACGACCCGCGCACTCACCTCGTTCACGGCAAGCTCGAGCTCACGCCCGAGGGCACCATCTGGGTCGACGGCCGCTCGTCGCGCACCTCGGTCGCGGGCGTGTTCGCGGCCGGCGACGTCATCGACCCCCACTACCGCCAGGCCGTCACGGCCGCCGGCTCGGGCACGGTCGCCGCGCTCGACGCCGAACACTACCTCGCCGCGCTCGACGACAGCGCCACCCCCGAGGAGGCCGAGGTAGAGGCCGAAGCGATCGAACGGCTCGCCGCCGTCAACGGCTGA
- a CDS encoding ParB/RepB/Spo0J family partition protein translates to MAAKRTGLGRGIGALIPTDESAVKASRPVDVFFPDGERPETAVGAVEQAATAESLIAVPGARLARLSPDDIVPNAQQPRTVFDPEDLAELVHSIREFGVLQPIVVRPHPDQAGKYELVMGERRLRATKAAGLDSIPAVVKDTANESMLRDALLENLHRSQLNPLEEASAYQQLLADFGITQEELANRLGRSRPQISNTLRLLKLPEAVQLRVAAGVLSAGHARAILMMPDAESMQRLADKIVNEDLSVRAAEALASAEPKPARAKPAAGKRQEFLDDLAGRLGDRLNTRVKISLGARKGQINIDFATVQDLRRILNDLGEELEGL, encoded by the coding sequence ATGGCAGCGAAACGTACCGGCCTCGGCCGTGGTATCGGCGCACTCATTCCAACGGACGAGTCGGCGGTGAAGGCGTCGCGGCCGGTCGACGTGTTCTTCCCGGACGGCGAGCGACCCGAGACTGCGGTCGGCGCCGTCGAGCAGGCCGCCACGGCCGAGTCGTTGATCGCGGTTCCCGGAGCGCGCCTCGCACGCCTCTCCCCCGATGACATCGTGCCGAACGCGCAGCAGCCGCGCACGGTCTTCGACCCCGAAGACCTCGCAGAGCTGGTGCACAGTATCCGGGAGTTCGGCGTGCTGCAGCCGATCGTGGTGCGCCCGCACCCCGACCAGGCAGGCAAGTACGAGCTGGTGATGGGCGAGCGTCGCCTTCGCGCGACGAAGGCGGCCGGGCTCGACAGCATCCCGGCGGTCGTCAAGGACACGGCGAACGAGTCGATGCTGCGCGATGCGCTGCTCGAGAACCTGCATCGCTCGCAGCTCAACCCGCTCGAGGAAGCATCTGCCTATCAGCAGCTCCTCGCGGACTTCGGTATCACCCAGGAGGAGCTCGCCAACCGCCTCGGTCGGTCTCGTCCGCAGATTTCGAACACGCTGCGGCTCCTGAAGCTGCCCGAAGCCGTCCAACTCCGCGTCGCGGCCGGTGTGCTGAGCGCCGGACACGCTCGCGCGATCCTGATGATGCCCGACGCCGAGTCGATGCAACGCCTTGCCGACAAGATCGTGAACGAAGATCTCTCGGTCCGCGCCGCCGAGGCGCTCGCGTCGGCCGAGCCGAAGCCGGCGCGCGCGAAGCCCGCCGCCGGCAAGCGCCAGGAGTTCCTCGATGACCTCGCGGGCCGACTCGGCGACCGCCTCAACACTCGGGTGAAGATCTCGCTCGGTGCGCGAAAAGGCCAGATCAACATAGATTTCGCGACCGTGCAGGATCTCCGTCGCATCTTGAACGATCTGGGCGAGGAGCTCGAGGGGCTGTAG
- a CDS encoding D-alanine--D-alanine ligase family protein — protein sequence MADSEEIVSDAPQQLGPNVTDGRALRVVVLAGGISHERDVSLRSGRRVADALDAAGHQVALRDPDAGLLPFLADHRPDVVFPALHGSSGEDGSLLDLLAALGVPTVGSTGAAARRAWSKPVASSLVGDAGISVPESVVLSHEAFRELGAASVLRVVRKALPGDVVVKPASGGSAQGVTIVDAPDELPRAMVDAFTYDDVAVVENRVFGTEVAVTVVDTADGPVALPAVEIEPTAGIYSFQARYNAGETTFYAPSRLPVDRADAVADAAVLAHRTLGLRDLSRVDFIVDEQGEPWFLEANVVPGLTETSLVPLAIEASGADASTLYDGLIRRAVARG from the coding sequence ATGGCTGATTCTGAAGAGATCGTGTCGGATGCCCCGCAGCAGCTCGGCCCGAACGTGACTGACGGGCGTGCACTTCGCGTGGTCGTGCTCGCCGGTGGCATCTCGCACGAGCGGGATGTCTCGCTGCGATCGGGTCGACGGGTGGCCGACGCGCTCGACGCCGCCGGGCACCAGGTCGCACTGCGCGATCCCGATGCCGGACTGCTGCCGTTCCTGGCCGATCACCGCCCCGACGTGGTGTTCCCCGCACTGCACGGCTCGAGTGGTGAAGACGGGTCGCTGCTCGACCTGCTCGCCGCGCTCGGCGTGCCGACCGTCGGCTCGACTGGCGCGGCTGCGCGTCGGGCGTGGTCGAAGCCGGTTGCATCCTCACTGGTGGGTGATGCCGGCATCTCGGTTCCCGAGTCGGTCGTGCTCTCGCACGAGGCGTTCCGCGAACTGGGTGCGGCGAGCGTGCTGCGCGTCGTGCGCAAGGCGCTGCCGGGCGATGTCGTCGTGAAGCCCGCGAGCGGTGGGTCGGCCCAGGGCGTCACCATCGTGGACGCACCCGATGAGCTGCCCCGGGCGATGGTCGACGCGTTCACGTACGACGATGTCGCCGTCGTCGAGAACCGCGTGTTCGGCACCGAGGTCGCCGTGACGGTGGTCGACACCGCCGACGGCCCCGTCGCGCTGCCCGCCGTCGAGATCGAACCGACGGCGGGCATCTACAGCTTCCAGGCGAGGTACAACGCCGGAGAGACGACGTTCTACGCACCATCGCGCCTGCCGGTCGATCGTGCCGATGCCGTTGCCGATGCCGCCGTGCTCGCGCACCGGACCCTCGGGTTACGCGACCTCTCGCGGGTCGACTTCATCGTCGACGAGCAGGGCGAGCCCTGGTTCCTCGAGGCGAATGTGGTGCCCGGACTCACCGAGACCTCGCTCGTGCCGCTGGCGATCGAAGCGTCGGGCGCCGACGCCTCGACCCTGTACGACGGACTCATCCGCCGCGCAGTCGCCCGCGGCTGA